A region from the Clostridium beijerinckii genome encodes:
- the livG gene encoding high-affinity branched-chain amino acid ABC transporter ATP-binding protein LivG (Part of the ABC transporter complexes LivFGHMJ and LivFGHMK involved in the high-affinity transport of branched-chain amino acids; LivFGHMK is specific for the transport of leucine, while LivFGHMJ is a transporter for leucine, isoleucine, and valine) yields the protein MLDVQNLSIEFGGLKAVSDFNLTINEKEIVGLIGPNGAGKTTVFNMLTGVYTPTLGTISYLGEKIHGLKPYNITKKKIARTFQNIRLFSSLTVLDNVKVSFNYRIQYSLFDSIFRTPKFKKVEAEIAEKSIELLKVFSLDAKKDDLANNLPYGEQRKLEIVRALAAEPSLLLLDEPAAGMNPQETTELMDLINWIKDKYNLSILLIEHDMKLVMGICNKIAVLDYGKKIAEGTPDEIKNNPKVIEAYLGEEA from the coding sequence ATGTTAGACGTTCAAAATTTATCAATTGAATTTGGTGGATTAAAAGCAGTTTCAGATTTTAATCTTACTATAAACGAAAAAGAGATTGTTGGACTTATAGGACCTAATGGTGCTGGTAAAACCACTGTATTTAATATGTTAACTGGTGTCTATACTCCAACTCTAGGTACTATATCTTATCTTGGAGAAAAAATTCATGGTCTTAAGCCTTATAATATTACAAAAAAGAAAATAGCTAGAACATTCCAAAATATTCGTCTATTTTCTAGCCTTACTGTTCTTGATAATGTTAAAGTTAGTTTTAATTATAGAATACAATATTCTCTTTTTGATTCTATCTTCAGAACCCCGAAGTTTAAAAAAGTGGAAGCTGAAATCGCAGAAAAGAGTATTGAATTATTAAAAGTTTTTTCTCTAGATGCAAAGAAAGATGACTTAGCTAATAATCTTCCTTATGGAGAACAAAGGAAACTTGAAATAGTAAGAGCACTAGCCGCTGAGCCTTCATTATTATTATTAGATGAGCCCGCTGCTGGAATGAATCCTCAAGAGACAACAGAGCTTATGGATTTAATAAATTGGATTAAAGATAAATACAATTTATCAATACTTTTAATAGAACATGATATGAAACTTGTTATGGGGATTTGCAATAAAATAGCAGTTCTTGACTACGGGAAAAAAATTGCTGAAGGCACTCCAGATGAAATTAAGAACAATCCTAAGGTAATTGAAGCTTACCTTGGAGAGGAGGCATAA
- a CDS encoding ABC transporter ATP-binding protein: protein MLKIDNINLYYGVIHALKDISLEVKQGEIVTLIGANGAGKTSTLRAISGLEPIKSGTITFKNSELNKVPANKIVSLGLSHVPEGRRVFPELSVLENLELGAYLRKDKSGIKQDMEMVFSKFPRLKERLKQPSGTLSGGEQQMLAIGRALMNRPEMLILDEPSMGLAPLVVKDIFDTIVEINKSGTTILLVEQNANMALAIANRAYVLETGKIVKFGDAKELLNDDSIRSAYLGE from the coding sequence ATGTTAAAAATAGATAACATTAACCTATATTATGGTGTGATCCATGCATTAAAAGATATTTCTCTTGAGGTAAAACAAGGTGAAATAGTAACTCTAATAGGAGCAAACGGTGCTGGTAAGACTTCTACTCTTAGAGCTATATCAGGTTTAGAACCAATAAAATCAGGCACTATTACTTTTAAAAATTCTGAGTTAAATAAAGTTCCTGCTAATAAGATAGTTTCTTTGGGTCTTTCTCATGTACCTGAAGGTAGAAGAGTGTTTCCTGAATTAAGTGTTCTAGAAAATCTAGAATTAGGTGCTTATTTAAGAAAAGATAAATCTGGAATTAAACAAGACATGGAAATGGTCTTTTCTAAATTTCCAAGATTAAAAGAAAGATTAAAACAACCATCTGGTACCTTGTCTGGTGGTGAGCAACAAATGCTTGCAATAGGTAGAGCATTAATGAATAGACCAGAAATGCTTATACTAGATGAACCTTCAATGGGACTTGCACCTCTTGTCGTTAAAGATATATTTGATACAATTGTTGAAATTAATAAATCTGGTACAACTATACTTCTAGTTGAACAAAATGCTAATATGGCACTTGCAATTGCAAATAGGGCTTATGTTCTTGAAACTGGTAAAATAGTAAAGTTCGGAGATGCAAAAGAACTTCTCAATGATGATAGCATTAGAAGTGCTTATCTTGGAGAATAG